One window of the Trifolium pratense cultivar HEN17-A07 linkage group LG2, ARS_RC_1.1, whole genome shotgun sequence genome contains the following:
- the LOC123906951 gene encoding uncharacterized protein LOC123906951 produces MEMELDSSSSPGVEDTTNTRCTFCCFGSRRSTTLNLPWWKRVRPTSWSESRSDSPTITATSGQQWYSRGFMKIREWSEIVAGPRWKTFIRRFNRNRSGGFRHAGKYQYDPLSYSLNFDEGQNGDFEDDSPDRFRSFSTRYVAVVPPIKSVSTDLEQNVVVSS; encoded by the coding sequence ATGGAGATGGAGCTtgattcatcatcatcacccgGCGTTGAAGACACCACAAACACACGCTGTACCTTCTGCTGCTTCGGTTCCCGTCGTTCCACCACCCTAAACTTACCATGGTGGAAGCGCGTGCGACCCACATCATGGTCCGAATCTCGCTCTGACTCCCCAACGATAACCGCCACTTCCGGTCAACAGTGGTACTCCCGTGGCTTCATGAAAATCCGCGAGTGGTCGGAGATCGTAGCAGGACCACGCTGGAAGACGTTTATCCGACGGTTCAACCGGAATAGAAGCGGAGGTTTCCGGCATGCCGGAAAATATCAGTACGATCCTTTGAGTTACTCCTTGAACTTCGATGAGGGACAAAACGGGGATTTCGAAGATGATTCTCCTGATAGATTTCGGAGCTTTTCCACCCGTTACGTTGCGGTGGTTCCTCCTATCAAGTCTGTTTCGACTGATTTGGAACAGAACGTCGTCGTTTCCAGCTGA